The Thalassotalea piscium sequence ACGATTGATGTACACGCATAAAAATATCACCATAAAGTTCAACTTTATGCTTTTACATCAATCAATTATTGGTTGTATTAATGACACTAATTTGACACAATTTAACCGAAAAGGAATTGTAATTCGCATTACATAATAAAAATAATAAACAAAAAGTAGAAAAAGTTATGCTCAAAATAAGGAATAGTTACGCCTTTTTTGTAACTGTAGTATTCACACTCACAAGCCCTCTTTTAACCGCTCAAGAGGCTTCCAACAGTATCCAATCACTCTCAATACCCTATAGTAAAAATACCGCTATTATAGATGGAGAATTAAACGATCCAATTTGGGATGAAGCCAACACTGTCGAACTCAATATTGTCAATTACCCTTGGAATAACGTATCAAGCCCCGTAAAAACTACGGCTAAAATCGTTGAGAATGGCGAATTTTTGTATGTTTCTTTTGTTGCACAAGACCCTAACCCTGAAAATATTCAAGCCTCTTTAGGTGATAGGGATACTAAGTGGGGAGACGACTTAGTTGTTGTGAAACTTGACACCTTTAATACCCGTCGACTTAATTATCAATTTATGGTCAATCCTTTTGGTGTTCAAATTGACGAAATAAATAATGAAATGACGGGTGAGGCTAACTCTTCATGGGATGCGATTTGGCAGTCTTATGGAAAAATTACTGAACAGGGATATCAAGTTGAACTGGCGATTCCTTACCGTATTCTTAATTTTTCAGATAATGATGAAATTAAAACATGGGCAATAGAACTAATTAGATTATACCCTCGTGACACTCGTCTGCGTATTTCACATATACCTTTAGACCGAGATAATGACTGTTGGTTATGTCAAATACCAGAAGCAAAGGGTTTTAAAAACGCTAAAGCGGGCAAAAAGCTCATGTTAACACCTGCTCTTGTCGCTCAAAAAGATCAATACAGAGATGTTTATGACAGCTCCAACGATTGGCACAGCGATAGTGATATTGAAGCAGGCTTAGACCTACGCTGGGGTATCAATTCAAATACGTTATTAAATGCCACTATAAACCCAGACTTTTCAACCGTAGAATCTGACGCGGGTCAGTTGAGCATTAATAAAACCTTCTCACTTTATTACGAAGAGAAACGCCAGTTTTTTACTGAAAATTCAGATTATTTTAGTTCAAATTATAATTTGGTTTATAGCCGTAATATTGCAGATCCTGATTATGGTGCCAAACTTACTGGTAGCAAAGACAAACACAGCTATGGTGTTTTTATAACAAATGATACTGAAACCAACTTTATTATTCCTGGCAACACTCAATCGCGCATTGCTTCATTAAATACAGAGAGTCACTCAGGGGCAATTAAATATCGCTTTGATGCCAATGAAGACTTGTCTATTGGCGCTATTAGCACGCTCAGAACTGCCGACAATTATCATAACTATGTCTTTGGTTTCGATGGTAAGTACAAATTTGATGACTCAAATAGCATCCTCGCACAATGGTTAAGTTCAGATACAAAGCATGAGGGAAACTTTCAAGATCAGGCATTAAAGCTTAACTTTATCCACAGCTCAGAATATTGGGGTATTAAAGCTGAGCATCAAGATATAGGCCAAGACTTTAGAGCTGACTTAGGTTACATGCCTTATGCTGATTATCAGTTAGACAGTATTTTAGTTGATCGCTTTTTTTATGGTGAATCAGATAGCATTTGGCAGGAAGCAAAACTCTCAGGCCAGTGGCAAATTAAACATAGTGATAAGGGCGAATTACTTGAAAAAAGCCTAGCCACTAGCTTTGGAATTGATGGCCCGCTACTTTCCTACGTTGACATTATGTTAACTCATGCAGAAAAAGTAGGTTTGCGCTATGACCCAAGCAAAACCGCTATTGATGGCAACACGACCTTATTTACTGAAAATCAAGCAGTCTTTCATCTTGATATACAGCCTAGCAATAAATTATATAGCTCTGTAGATATCACATTAGGTGATAAAATTGACTACGATAATAACCGCTTGGGTGACTATAAAGAAATAAGTGCTAATATCGCCTATAACGCAACTAAGCACCTTGAAATAGATTTTTACCAAACTTACGGCAGTTTAGAGGCTGACAGCGCTAATGTATATCGAGCCTCACTCTCAGAGCTAAGGCTAAGTTATCAATTTGATGTTCGCAGTTATTTAAAACTTAACCTTGTTTATAGTGATATTGAAAGAAATCCAAATAACAACCCGATGGTAGACGTTTCAGCAACTAATAATGATCTATCAGCTCAGTTAATTTACGCGTACAAAATTAACCCTCAAACGGTATTTTTCTTAGGGTATTCTGACTTTAGTTATCAAGATGATGACTTGTTCAGTCTCGAACGTGCAGAGCGCACCTTTTTCACTAAAGTCAGTTACGCTTGGTTACCTTAAGCTATTTAAAATAAAGAGTAATGTAATGAAAACCATTGGATTGTTAGGGGGAATGAGCTGGGAGTCTACTGTTAGCTATTACCAACTGCTCAATCAAAGTGTTAACAAAAAGCTCGGTGGATTACATTCAGCTAAAATTATTTTAA is a genomic window containing:
- a CDS encoding carbohydrate binding family 9 domain-containing protein, which gives rise to MLKIRNSYAFFVTVVFTLTSPLLTAQEASNSIQSLSIPYSKNTAIIDGELNDPIWDEANTVELNIVNYPWNNVSSPVKTTAKIVENGEFLYVSFVAQDPNPENIQASLGDRDTKWGDDLVVVKLDTFNTRRLNYQFMVNPFGVQIDEINNEMTGEANSSWDAIWQSYGKITEQGYQVELAIPYRILNFSDNDEIKTWAIELIRLYPRDTRLRISHIPLDRDNDCWLCQIPEAKGFKNAKAGKKLMLTPALVAQKDQYRDVYDSSNDWHSDSDIEAGLDLRWGINSNTLLNATINPDFSTVESDAGQLSINKTFSLYYEEKRQFFTENSDYFSSNYNLVYSRNIADPDYGAKLTGSKDKHSYGVFITNDTETNFIIPGNTQSRIASLNTESHSGAIKYRFDANEDLSIGAISTLRTADNYHNYVFGFDGKYKFDDSNSILAQWLSSDTKHEGNFQDQALKLNFIHSSEYWGIKAEHQDIGQDFRADLGYMPYADYQLDSILVDRFFYGESDSIWQEAKLSGQWQIKHSDKGELLEKSLATSFGIDGPLLSYVDIMLTHAEKVGLRYDPSKTAIDGNTTLFTENQAVFHLDIQPSNKLYSSVDITLGDKIDYDNNRLGDYKEISANIAYNATKHLEIDFYQTYGSLEADSANVYRASLSELRLSYQFDVRSYLKLNLVYSDIERNPNNNPMVDVSATNNDLSAQLIYAYKINPQTVFFLGYSDFSYQDDDLFSLERAERTFFTKVSYAWLP